Sequence from the Festucalex cinctus isolate MCC-2025b chromosome 21, RoL_Fcin_1.0, whole genome shotgun sequence genome:
gctgtgattggtcattttcaattgacagcaagtgacaaaatgtgtttttaaggtaTTATACATCAGCAAAATAATGAAGTAATCATCAAAATATTAACCTTCTACGACTGAAAAGAGCTAAATGAAATATCCCTAAATATCCTTTTAAATGCTCAATTTAAGCCTTTGTTTTGCCATTTAAGTTTCAAACTCAATTCCCTAACACAAAATTTcactcaaataaaaaatacatttcaacagTAAATCAATAGTTATATGAATACATCAATATTTCAACCATCTTTCCACATTTAACCGTTTGGAAGAAAATTGGGGGACAATCTCTCTTTAATACTAAAATTTCACCCAAACAAATTTTATCTGTCCAggaatattttaattaatttattttaattaagcaaACATTCATTGGGTGttttgtgtaactttttttccccctaaaatcaCAGCACAAAACAATTTGAatactaaaatgtcaaaaaatggtAGGTGCTACACTAATTTGCGAATTTTCTAATTTGTAAAgcggtaaataaaaacaaactgatATTGTAGTTTGTAGTCACAGTTTTGTAATTTCGTGctttacaacaaaaataaaacatagctTAACAATAGTATTATAGTGTCAAATTTGGATACATAAAAGGTGAATTCATCTAACTTTTctgttcaaaatgtaaaaaataattcaatttttGATTCAATATTGTGGAAGGAAGCAATCCTCACCTTGGGGGTCTGGCCCCTTACTTTTCCAGCACGGGCCAGAGAGCCGTGGACCTTACCTAAACacaaagggaaaaaataaaatcgctTTAATACAGTGGCAAAACAAAACCTGTTGTGAAAAGTCACACTACGCCACACTTGTAATGTACCAAGTCAAAGCAAATATTCATTAGCCTGTCTGTGGAGTTTGGCATTTAGTGAGCAAAAAGCAAACATGCAATTAGATAAAACTACTGTACATGTTTTGGTATTACATTGTGAGCCCGTCGTCTCATTTCTTGACAGTCTGAGCCAAGTGCTATGGGATactttaaaattgtgttttaataagttaaaaaaaaatatgaaatacaaatatataatattaaaacACTGTCGTGATATTTCTACACTGACCTCCCAGAAGCCTGCCAGCTACTTCCAAGGTGCAGTGCTCAGAAACGCCGCACGATGCCAGCGTGGCATCATCTTCTAGCGGGCAACCTGCGAGCAGCACCACCTGATCCTCCACCAGGAGACCCTCCAAAGTCTGGACATGAGCCTGATGGgaggaaaaaataatcaattgcCGCATGGTATCATGACAGTCTGGCttggacttttatttatttttattttttttaccttaatcTGGCCCACGGTCTCCTGTCCGGTCACCTCAAGGGTGTGAGTGTTCTGGGCACGCAGGAAGAGCTGCATTT
This genomic interval carries:
- the faua gene encoding FAU ubiquitin like and ribosomal protein S30 fusion a; protein product: MRTAVLLNSLFYVARLTTSIQTSIKMQLFLRAQNTHTLEVTGQETVGQIKAHVQTLEGLLVEDQVVLLAGCPLEDDATLASCGVSEHCTLEVAGRLLGGKVHGSLARAGKVRGQTPKVDKQEKKKKKTGRAKRRIQYNRRFVNVVPTFGKKKGPNANS